One window from the genome of Pseudonocardia hierapolitana encodes:
- a CDS encoding DUF6394 family protein — MNLEKVVFGFFVLLAATLNFGFFIGDIADPALHNVYELFAAVVVSLIATVLKFGDRTQIGAVHLATSLVADLQLIAAAFVWTYAAHISSEGLTPAMMASVVSLSGGALFANVVSVVLLVVETVSFHRR; from the coding sequence GTGAACCTCGAGAAGGTCGTGTTCGGCTTCTTCGTGCTGCTCGCGGCCACGCTCAACTTCGGCTTCTTCATCGGCGACATCGCCGACCCCGCGCTGCACAACGTCTACGAGCTGTTCGCAGCCGTCGTGGTGAGTCTCATCGCGACGGTGTTGAAGTTCGGCGACCGCACCCAGATCGGCGCCGTTCACCTGGCGACGAGCCTGGTGGCGGACCTGCAGCTGATCGCCGCCGCGTTCGTCTGGACGTACGCGGCGCACATCTCCAGCGAGGGCCTCACCCCGGCGATGATGGCGAGCGTGGTGTCCCTCTCGGGCGGGGCGCTGTTCGCCAATGTCGTGTCGGTGGTGCTGCTCGTCGTGGAGACCGTCTCGTTCCACCGTCGTTAG